Proteins encoded in a region of the Photobacterium profundum SS9 genome:
- the trpCF gene encoding bifunctional indole-3-glycerol-phosphate synthase TrpC/phosphoribosylanthranilate isomerase TrpF has product METVLARIVADKRIWVEARKQSQPLESFVDTITPSDRSFYDALTSDTAAFILECKKASPSKGQIRENFDLDYIASVYNNHANAISVLTDEKYFQGNFDFLPQVRNQVRQPVLCKDFMIDTYQVYLARHYQADAILLMLSVLNDEEYRELSTLAHSLNLGVLTEVSNEEELERAIALQAKVVGINNRNLRDLSIDLNRTKELAPRLPEGTIVISESGISTNQQIRDLSAYANGFLIGSSLMSEDNLELAVRRVLLGENKVCGLTHADDASAAYQSGAVYGGLIFVSSSPRHVDIEQARMVMSGAPLKYVGVFRNADPEAVKKAAESLALSAVQLHGDETPEYVTNLKTQLPVDCEIWKAHGVEAELPDFSRWQADKHLLDSKVGQQSGGTGKTFDWSLLSETAKENILLAGGLTPSNVSEAVKLGCHGLDLNSGVESAPGKKDQTKLNAAFAAIRKY; this is encoded by the coding sequence ATGGAAACAGTACTAGCAAGAATCGTTGCAGATAAACGCATTTGGGTTGAAGCGCGTAAACAAAGCCAGCCTCTTGAAAGCTTTGTTGATACGATAACACCCAGTGATCGTAGCTTTTATGATGCACTGACCAGCGATACTGCCGCTTTCATTTTAGAGTGTAAAAAGGCATCACCGTCTAAAGGTCAAATTCGTGAAAACTTCGATCTTGATTACATTGCCAGTGTGTACAACAACCACGCCAATGCGATTTCAGTATTAACAGACGAGAAGTACTTTCAAGGCAACTTTGATTTTCTGCCGCAAGTGCGCAACCAAGTTCGCCAACCTGTTCTCTGTAAAGATTTCATGATCGATACTTATCAGGTTTACCTTGCACGCCATTATCAAGCGGATGCCATTCTCTTAATGCTATCGGTACTGAATGACGAAGAATACCGCGAGCTATCAACACTGGCGCACTCGCTAAATTTGGGCGTGTTAACGGAAGTCAGCAACGAAGAAGAACTTGAGCGTGCAATCGCATTACAAGCCAAAGTGGTTGGGATCAATAACCGTAACTTGCGCGATCTAAGCATCGATTTAAATCGTACAAAAGAGCTAGCACCCCGCTTGCCTGAAGGTACGATTGTCATCTCTGAATCGGGTATTAGTACTAACCAACAAATCCGTGATTTATCGGCATATGCGAATGGCTTCTTAATTGGAAGTTCGCTAATGTCTGAAGACAATCTAGAACTGGCTGTGCGACGAGTACTGCTTGGTGAGAATAAAGTCTGTGGTTTAACCCATGCTGACGATGCATCAGCGGCCTATCAAAGCGGTGCTGTGTACGGTGGTTTGATTTTTGTTTCCTCGTCACCTCGCCATGTCGATATCGAACAAGCCCGTATGGTGATGAGTGGCGCCCCCCTTAAATATGTCGGCGTTTTCCGTAATGCTGATCCTGAAGCGGTCAAAAAAGCTGCTGAGTCATTGGCGCTGTCTGCCGTACAGTTGCACGGTGATGAAACACCGGAATATGTCACGAATTTAAAAACACAGCTTCCCGTTGATTGCGAAATTTGGAAAGCCCACGGGGTAGAAGCAGAATTACCCGACTTTTCCCGTTGGCAAGCCGATAAGCACCTACTCGATAGCAAAGTGGGTCAACAAAGTGGCGGCACAGGCAAAACATTTGATTGGTCGTTACTGAGTGAAACAGCGAAAGAAAATATTTTATTAGCTGGCGGGCTTACCCCAAGCAATGTCAGCGAAGCAGTCAAGCTTGGTTGCCACGGATTAGATTTAAACTCCGGTGTAGAAAGCGCGCCGGGTAAAAAAGATCAAACAAAATTGAATGCGGCATTTGCAGCAATCAGAAAGTATTAA
- a CDS encoding anthranilate synthase component 1: MNTTPLGAGELEILSLDVPYVADPTELYYSVCGNRPHNLLLESAEVDSKQDLQSLMLVDAAVRIVCRGKEVRLEALTDNGLCVLQTIENVVITDITVEREARCLVLHFPAGERTLDEDSRLRQTSSFDALRMIQHAFDTSAHPREALFLGGLFAYDLVAGFEPLPDVTQDNNCPDYLFYIAETLLVIDHQRRKGKLQATLFGGEQYTASYFELSRRLQHIKEACLDPKPVPAAKLLERCEPEASISDEDFCQTVKDLKQYVIAGDVFQVVPSRQFTLPCPSPLVAYKELKIGNPSPYMFFLQDSEFTLFGASPESALKYCTESNQVEIYPIAGTRHRGKNVDGSINLDLDARIELELRSDLKENAEHMMLVDLARNDVARISEPGSRYVADLLKVDRYSHVMHLVSRVVGQLRSDLDALHAYQACMNMGTLTGAPKIRAMQLIRDVEQRRRGSYGGAVGYLTGHGDMDTCIVIRSAYVENGIASVQAGAGVVYDSIPQAEADETRGKAQAVIAAIRKAHSLNETNNLSSQ; encoded by the coding sequence GTGAATACTACCCCATTAGGTGCAGGTGAATTAGAAATCCTTAGCCTTGATGTACCTTATGTAGCAGATCCAACGGAGTTATATTACTCCGTATGTGGTAATCGCCCACATAACCTATTGTTGGAGTCGGCAGAAGTCGACTCTAAGCAAGATCTTCAAAGTTTAATGTTAGTTGATGCTGCGGTACGCATTGTATGCCGAGGTAAAGAAGTACGTCTTGAAGCATTAACCGATAATGGCTTATGCGTACTTCAAACTATCGAAAACGTTGTGATCACCGACATTACTGTCGAGCGTGAAGCGCGCTGTTTGGTCTTACACTTCCCAGCCGGTGAACGCACACTCGATGAAGACAGCCGTTTACGTCAAACGTCGTCTTTTGATGCGCTCCGCATGATTCAACATGCCTTCGACACATCGGCTCATCCGCGTGAAGCATTATTTTTAGGCGGTTTGTTCGCTTACGACTTAGTCGCAGGCTTTGAGCCTCTACCTGATGTAACACAAGACAATAACTGCCCTGATTACCTTTTCTATATTGCTGAAACGTTACTGGTTATCGACCACCAGCGCCGCAAAGGTAAACTTCAAGCCACCTTGTTTGGTGGTGAGCAATATACCGCTAGCTACTTTGAACTAAGCCGCCGTTTACAGCATATTAAAGAAGCCTGCCTAGATCCTAAACCTGTTCCAGCAGCAAAGCTTCTTGAGCGTTGTGAGCCAGAAGCCAGTATCAGTGATGAAGACTTCTGCCAAACGGTGAAAGACTTGAAGCAATACGTCATTGCAGGTGATGTATTCCAAGTGGTGCCTTCTCGTCAATTCACATTGCCTTGCCCTTCACCGCTTGTTGCTTATAAAGAACTTAAAATCGGTAATCCAAGCCCGTACATGTTCTTCTTACAAGATTCAGAATTCACCTTATTTGGCGCCTCGCCAGAAAGTGCACTGAAATACTGTACAGAAAGCAACCAAGTCGAGATTTACCCTATCGCTGGCACACGCCATCGCGGAAAGAATGTCGATGGTTCGATTAATCTGGATTTAGATGCACGTATTGAACTTGAGTTACGCAGCGACTTGAAAGAAAACGCAGAACACATGATGCTAGTTGATTTAGCGCGTAACGATGTTGCTCGTATCAGTGAACCGGGTAGCCGTTATGTGGCCGACCTACTGAAAGTAGACCGCTATAGTCACGTGATGCATTTAGTGTCTCGTGTTGTAGGGCAACTACGCAGTGACCTTGATGCATTACATGCTTACCAAGCGTGTATGAATATGGGCACTTTAACAGGCGCACCAAAGATTCGTGCCATGCAGCTCATTCGTGATGTAGAGCAACGTCGTCGTGGTAGCTATGGTGGCGCAGTGGGTTACTTAACGGGTCATGGTGATATGGACACCTGTATTGTGATCCGTTCAGCTTATGTCGAAAACGGGATTGCAAGTGTTCAAGCTGGTGCTGGCGTTGTGTACGACTCGATCCCCCAAGCTGAAGCTGACGAAACACGTGGTAAAGCACAAGCGGTTATTGCCGCGATTCGCAAAGCGCACAGCTTAAACGAAACAAACAACCTAAGCAGTCAATAA
- a CDS encoding dicarboxylate/amino acid:cation symporter, producing MIVGTIVGAMMGHSASMFAPLGSIFIHLIKMLVIPLVAVAIISGAAGLGSSHSAGKVGLTTLGFFAFTSAVAVALALVMGEVFQPGVGIDLTGVEGMFSNAYAEKGDLPSFWTTLLGMIPTNVFQSLNEANILQILVFCLFFGVSVSKLEKERRDPLINGVNAIVDAMVWMINVVMKIAPLGVFGLMADAVGTFGFSALMVVFKLFVVYIAAILIYGFIFYPIMIKLFSKTSPIKFLSAMKKPQAVALSTASSMATLPVTMETCEEELGVRNSTASFVLPLGATINMSGNAIYYGLVAIFFAQMFNVDLGMSAYIAIIVTSTLGAVGQAGVPGPSFLVVAVLLSAGIPIEGLPLLFALDRIFDMVRTALNITGDAACAVIVDSYIGDNEEETSRA from the coding sequence ATGATTGTAGGTACAATCGTTGGCGCAATGATGGGACATTCTGCCAGCATGTTTGCACCGCTTGGTAGTATCTTCATCCATCTTATTAAGATGCTTGTTATTCCATTGGTTGCGGTTGCGATTATCTCTGGTGCGGCTGGTTTGGGAAGCAGCCACTCAGCAGGTAAAGTAGGACTGACAACATTAGGTTTCTTTGCTTTTACATCAGCAGTGGCCGTTGCACTGGCATTAGTGATGGGGGAAGTATTCCAACCTGGCGTTGGCATCGATCTTACTGGCGTCGAAGGTATGTTTTCTAATGCATACGCTGAAAAAGGTGATTTACCTTCATTTTGGACAACTCTTTTGGGTATGATCCCGACAAACGTTTTCCAGTCTCTTAATGAAGCCAATATTCTTCAAATTCTTGTTTTCTGCCTCTTTTTTGGCGTATCTGTATCCAAGTTAGAGAAAGAACGTCGCGATCCACTGATTAATGGTGTGAATGCTATCGTTGATGCAATGGTTTGGATGATCAACGTTGTCATGAAAATTGCGCCACTAGGCGTGTTCGGTCTAATGGCTGATGCTGTGGGCACATTCGGCTTTAGTGCCCTAATGGTAGTCTTTAAGCTATTCGTTGTTTACATTGCAGCAATTCTTATCTACGGCTTCATTTTCTACCCGATTATGATCAAGCTGTTTAGTAAGACCTCACCAATTAAATTTTTGTCGGCAATGAAGAAGCCACAAGCGGTGGCATTATCGACAGCCTCTTCAATGGCAACACTGCCTGTTACGATGGAAACCTGTGAAGAAGAACTCGGTGTTCGCAATTCAACCGCTTCATTTGTTCTGCCATTAGGTGCAACAATCAATATGAGTGGTAATGCTATTTACTACGGTTTGGTTGCCATCTTCTTTGCGCAAATGTTTAACGTTGATCTTGGTATGAGTGCTTATATCGCCATTATCGTGACTTCAACATTAGGTGCAGTCGGTCAAGCGGGTGTACCTGGTCCTTCATTCTTGGTGGTTGCTGTATTGCTTTCAGCAGGTATCCCCATTGAAGGCCTACCATTGCTCTTCGCTCTAGACCGTATCTTCGATATGGTGCGTACCGCATTGAATATCACTGGTGATGCTGCTTGTGCTGTTATTGTTGATAGCTATATTGGCGATAATGAAGAAGAAACAAGCAGAGCTTAA
- the rnm gene encoding RNase RNM → MLFDLHSHTTASDGCLSPEELLKRAVERRVDALAITDHDTVEALLLAQRIIDEQELPITLIKGIEISTLWSNFDIHVVGLNIDPEHPALTTLIQEQADRRAARAQEMGERLARNNMPGAYEGAMALADGATITRAHFARWIVEQGYAKNMQAVFKKFLTRGNPGYVPPAWCSIADAVAVIHAAGGQAVLAHPGRYKMTAKWLKRLLATFVEAKGDAMEVAQPQQGQQERRTLGDYAITYNLLASQGSDFHYPSPWTELGRNLWLPKGVTEVWLDWDVEKKRVDEAVSADPTSPPEDK, encoded by the coding sequence ATGTTATTTGATTTACACAGCCACACCACAGCATCTGATGGGTGCTTATCGCCAGAAGAATTGTTGAAACGCGCTGTTGAACGTAGAGTTGATGCGCTTGCGATAACCGACCACGATACGGTGGAGGCGCTATTGCTTGCTCAACGCATCATTGATGAACAAGAGTTACCTATAACTCTGATCAAAGGCATTGAAATATCTACGCTTTGGAGTAACTTTGATATCCATGTCGTGGGGTTGAATATTGATCCTGAGCACCCAGCATTAACCACACTTATTCAAGAACAAGCCGATCGCCGTGCCGCGAGGGCACAAGAGATGGGTGAACGCTTGGCGCGAAATAATATGCCTGGCGCTTATGAAGGCGCGATGGCATTAGCTGATGGTGCAACAATTACACGGGCTCATTTTGCGCGTTGGATCGTTGAGCAAGGCTATGCCAAAAACATGCAGGCCGTATTTAAGAAATTCTTAACACGGGGAAACCCTGGCTATGTGCCGCCAGCTTGGTGCTCGATTGCAGACGCAGTCGCTGTTATTCATGCCGCTGGTGGTCAAGCAGTCCTTGCGCATCCTGGTCGCTATAAAATGACGGCAAAGTGGTTAAAACGACTTTTAGCTACTTTTGTTGAAGCGAAAGGTGATGCAATGGAAGTTGCTCAGCCACAGCAAGGGCAACAAGAACGTCGCACCTTAGGGGATTATGCGATCACTTATAATTTACTTGCTTCTCAAGGCTCTGATTTCCATTACCCGTCTCCTTGGACGGAATTAGGTCGTAATTTGTGGCTACCTAAAGGCGTAACAGAAGTGTGGCTTGATTGGGATGTTGAAAAGAAGCGAGTTGATGAGGCGGTATCGGCAGATCCGACATCGCCACCGGAGGATAAATGA
- a CDS encoding LysR family transcriptional regulator, with product MKIQLENINSFITAAEQGSFSAAGRELKKTQAAVSLAIQNLEIDLGFQLFDRTNQYPRLTQKGEQLLRNAKLMMSHYNSFIESSKTIYTMNDVKIQIGVDPLVCGPDVIQIIRDFSEAFPNVELFLMQQSSALLAKEVHAKHLDLALGIFPFENKLNFEFTTAFHMNSSWVASPTYLNTKSDVISYHDFCQLRLLVPGNIDDLGLSEIKSASQLWHVEDIHTILSLCRTGMGISCLPDFVLKQDLELQRLRKISFSFNKLKNNYWKASLIWPKSTLLTPALMWLQKRLTDIDIL from the coding sequence ATGAAGATACAACTTGAAAATATAAACTCGTTTATCACTGCAGCCGAACAAGGTTCCTTCAGTGCCGCTGGTCGGGAACTCAAAAAAACGCAAGCCGCCGTTAGTTTGGCCATTCAAAATCTTGAAATAGATTTAGGATTTCAACTGTTTGACCGTACCAATCAATACCCACGATTAACCCAAAAAGGAGAACAGCTTTTACGTAATGCCAAACTCATGATGTCACATTACAACAGCTTCATCGAAAGCTCGAAAACAATCTACACTATGAATGATGTCAAAATACAGATAGGCGTCGACCCTTTAGTCTGTGGCCCCGACGTTATCCAGATCATTCGTGACTTTTCCGAAGCTTTCCCCAATGTCGAACTCTTCTTAATGCAGCAAAGCAGTGCTTTATTAGCAAAAGAAGTCCATGCCAAACATCTCGATCTGGCATTAGGCATTTTTCCATTTGAAAATAAGCTCAATTTTGAATTTACAACGGCTTTTCATATGAATAGCTCATGGGTAGCATCCCCAACATACCTCAATACGAAGTCGGATGTGATCAGTTATCATGATTTCTGCCAACTCCGATTATTGGTTCCAGGAAATATTGATGACCTAGGGTTAAGCGAAATCAAATCTGCATCCCAGTTATGGCATGTAGAAGACATTCACACCATTCTATCTTTATGTCGAACGGGGATGGGCATAAGTTGTTTACCTGACTTTGTTCTGAAACAAGACCTTGAGCTACAACGTTTACGAAAAATCTCCTTTTCATTTAATAAACTCAAAAACAATTACTGGAAAGCCTCACTCATTTGGCCAAAAAGTACCTTATTAACTCCAGCCCTTATGTGGCTACAAAAGCGCCTCACCGATATCGATATACTTTAA
- the trpB gene encoding tryptophan synthase subunit beta, protein MSKLDAYFGEFGGQYVPQILVPALDQLEDAFIEAQQDPAFQKEFIDLLKDYAGRPTALTLCQNLTKGTKTKLYLKREDLLHGGAHKTNQVLGQALLAKRMGKKEIIAETGAGQHGVATALACALLGLKCRVYMGAKDIERQSPNVFRMKLMGATVIPVHSGSSTLKDACNEAMRDWSATYEEAHYLLGTAAGPHPFPTIVREFQRIIGEETKVQILEKEGRLPDAVIACVGGGSNAIGMFADFIDEKDVSLIGVEPAGKGLDTKMHGAPLKHGKLGIFFGMKAPLMQDEHGQVEESYSVSAGLDFPSVGPQHAHLNAIGRAEYGSVTDDEALDAFQLLARKEGIIPALESAHALAYALKMIEAEPEKEQLLVVNLSGRGDKDIFTVHDILDAKGVL, encoded by the coding sequence ATGAGCAAATTAGATGCCTACTTCGGTGAATTTGGTGGTCAGTACGTACCACAAATTTTAGTACCAGCGTTAGATCAACTGGAAGATGCTTTTATTGAAGCACAACAAGATCCAGCGTTTCAAAAAGAGTTTATCGATCTATTAAAAGATTACGCTGGTCGCCCAACAGCCTTAACGTTATGTCAGAACCTGACTAAAGGCACAAAAACTAAGTTATACCTAAAGCGTGAAGATTTACTTCACGGTGGCGCTCATAAAACCAATCAGGTATTAGGTCAGGCGCTACTTGCTAAGCGCATGGGTAAAAAAGAAATCATTGCTGAAACGGGCGCAGGTCAACACGGTGTTGCCACAGCATTAGCATGTGCACTATTAGGCCTTAAATGTCGCGTTTACATGGGCGCAAAAGATATTGAACGTCAAAGCCCGAATGTATTCCGCATGAAGTTGATGGGTGCCACGGTTATTCCTGTGCATTCAGGATCTTCTACTCTGAAAGATGCTTGTAACGAAGCGATGCGCGACTGGTCTGCAACATATGAAGAAGCGCACTACCTACTGGGTACTGCTGCCGGTCCACACCCATTCCCAACCATTGTGCGTGAATTTCAACGTATCATTGGCGAAGAAACCAAAGTACAGATTTTAGAAAAAGAAGGTCGCCTACCCGATGCTGTTATTGCATGTGTAGGTGGTGGTTCAAACGCTATTGGTATGTTTGCAGATTTCATCGATGAAAAAGACGTTAGCTTAATTGGTGTTGAACCTGCCGGTAAAGGTTTAGATACCAAGATGCACGGTGCGCCGCTTAAACACGGTAAACTGGGTATTTTCTTTGGCATGAAAGCGCCACTGATGCAAGATGAACATGGCCAGGTTGAAGAATCTTACTCAGTATCAGCCGGGTTAGATTTCCCATCGGTTGGTCCTCAACACGCGCACCTTAACGCAATAGGCCGTGCTGAATACGGCTCAGTAACAGATGATGAAGCACTCGATGCATTCCAGTTACTGGCGCGTAAAGAAGGCATTATTCCGGCGTTAGAATCTGCACACGCATTAGCTTATGCATTAAAAATGATTGAAGCTGAACCAGAAAAAGAGCAACTTTTGGTTGTTAACCTTTCCGGTCGTGGCGACAAAGACATTTTCACCGTACACGATATTTTGGACGCAAAGGGAGTATTGTAA
- the trpA gene encoding tryptophan synthase subunit alpha → MDRYQELFNRLAAKNEGAFVPFVTIGDPTPEQSMKIIDTLVASGADALELGIPFSDPLADGPTIQAATIRALESGTTPIVCFELLTQIRAKYPDMPIGLLMYANLVFTAGIETFYKKCADAGVDSVLIADVPIKESEEFRVAAEKYGIHPIFIAPPNATDETLKSVSELGGGYTYLLSRAGVTGAETKAGKPIRHLVESLTKHNAPPALLGFGISEPAQVKEAIEAGAAGAISGSAVVKIIENNLSDHTAMLDNLGQFIRDMKAASKLS, encoded by the coding sequence ATGGATCGTTATCAAGAATTATTTAATCGCCTAGCAGCAAAAAATGAAGGCGCATTTGTTCCTTTCGTAACGATTGGCGACCCAACCCCTGAGCAATCAATGAAAATCATTGATACGTTAGTTGCATCGGGTGCCGATGCGCTGGAATTAGGTATCCCGTTCTCAGACCCATTGGCTGATGGCCCAACCATTCAAGCAGCAACTATTCGTGCTCTTGAATCTGGCACAACACCTATTGTGTGTTTCGAACTATTAACTCAAATTCGCGCAAAATACCCTGACATGCCAATTGGCTTGTTAATGTATGCAAACTTGGTGTTTACTGCTGGCATCGAAACCTTCTATAAAAAGTGTGCCGATGCGGGTGTCGACTCTGTATTGATTGCAGATGTACCAATCAAAGAGTCTGAAGAATTTCGTGTGGCCGCTGAAAAATACGGCATTCACCCTATCTTTATTGCACCACCCAACGCGACTGATGAAACATTGAAATCAGTCTCTGAATTAGGCGGTGGTTACACATATCTACTGTCTCGCGCTGGTGTCACAGGTGCTGAAACAAAAGCAGGTAAGCCAATTCGCCACTTAGTCGAAAGTCTTACTAAGCATAATGCTCCACCAGCCCTACTTGGGTTTGGTATATCTGAACCAGCACAAGTAAAGGAAGCGATTGAAGCAGGTGCTGCAGGTGCAATTTCTGGTTCTGCTGTAGTCAAAATCATCGAAAATAACCTAAGCGATCATACTGCAATGCTTGATAATTTAGGCCAATTTATTCGTGACATGAAAGCAGCAAGTAAGCTTAGCTAA
- the trpD gene encoding anthranilate phosphoribosyltransferase produces the protein MDAKIFEIADKLYAQQALTQDESHVLFDAIIKGDVDPILLSAVLTALKIKGETPAEIAGAASALLANANAFPSPEYDFADIVGTGGDGANTINISTTAAFVAAACGVKVAKHGNRGVSSKSGSSDLLDKFGINLAMTPENARGALDELGVCFLFAPEYHSGVRHAMPVRQTLKTRTIFNVLGPLINPARPKIELMGVYDQSLVRPIAETMVAMGMKRAAVVHGSGLDEVAIHGETLVAEIINGEIKEYTLTPADFGLETYPLEAIKGGEPEENRAIITDILTGKGTDAQQGAVAVNVALLLRLFGQEDLKANTQQAIAAMQSGKAYELVNKLAARG, from the coding sequence ATGGACGCTAAAATTTTCGAGATTGCAGACAAACTTTACGCCCAACAGGCGCTAACGCAAGATGAAAGCCATGTACTGTTTGATGCCATCATCAAAGGTGATGTAGACCCCATTTTACTTTCTGCAGTACTTACAGCACTTAAAATCAAAGGCGAAACACCCGCAGAAATCGCAGGGGCAGCCAGCGCTTTACTTGCTAATGCCAATGCATTCCCTAGCCCTGAATACGATTTTGCCGACATCGTAGGTACAGGTGGCGACGGTGCCAACACCATCAATATCTCCACTACTGCTGCGTTTGTTGCAGCAGCCTGTGGTGTAAAAGTAGCAAAACACGGTAACCGTGGTGTATCAAGCAAATCGGGCTCATCTGATTTACTGGATAAGTTCGGCATCAATCTCGCAATGACACCAGAAAATGCCCGTGGTGCACTCGACGAACTTGGCGTCTGTTTCTTGTTTGCGCCTGAATATCACAGCGGTGTTCGCCACGCGATGCCAGTGCGCCAAACCTTAAAAACACGTACGATCTTTAATGTATTAGGTCCACTCATTAACCCTGCACGGCCTAAAATAGAATTGATGGGTGTGTACGATCAATCATTAGTTCGTCCTATTGCTGAAACAATGGTAGCAATGGGCATGAAACGCGCAGCGGTCGTTCATGGTTCAGGTCTTGATGAAGTGGCGATTCATGGCGAAACACTTGTCGCTGAAATCATTAATGGTGAAATTAAAGAATACACCTTAACACCGGCTGATTTTGGGCTTGAAACATACCCATTAGAAGCGATTAAAGGTGGTGAGCCGGAAGAAAACCGTGCAATTATCACTGATATTCTGACAGGAAAAGGCACTGATGCTCAGCAAGGTGCTGTCGCAGTCAATGTTGCTTTGTTATTACGTCTATTTGGCCAGGAAGATTTAAAAGCGAATACACAGCAAGCGATCGCAGCCATGCAATCAGGTAAGGCGTATGAGTTAGTTAACAAATTAGCGGCACGAGGTTAA
- a CDS encoding aminodeoxychorismate/anthranilate synthase component II, with the protein MAQAHIVLLDNFDSFTYNLVDQFRSLGHPVTIYRNSLSVEQMEQALADKVNPVLVLSPGPGAPADAGCMPALIKRIKGEVPIIGICLGHQAIVEAYGGKVEGAGEIVHGKSAMMSHTKHNVFGDLPNPLSIARYHSLVATEVPETLDIVADVDGLVMAVINDADRVCGFQFHPESILTTQGAQLLTNTLNWVMSKVESDIETTKTPQTNDKD; encoded by the coding sequence ATGGCACAAGCACATATCGTTCTATTGGATAATTTTGACTCCTTTACCTACAACTTGGTTGATCAGTTCCGTTCATTAGGCCATCCGGTAACCATTTACCGCAATAGCCTTAGCGTTGAACAAATGGAACAGGCGCTAGCAGATAAAGTAAACCCGGTGCTAGTACTATCACCGGGGCCTGGTGCACCAGCAGACGCAGGTTGTATGCCAGCCCTAATCAAACGCATTAAAGGGGAAGTACCTATTATAGGTATCTGCCTAGGTCATCAAGCCATTGTTGAAGCTTACGGCGGTAAGGTAGAAGGCGCAGGGGAAATCGTTCACGGTAAATCTGCCATGATGAGCCACACCAAGCACAATGTATTTGGTGACTTACCTAACCCACTCTCGATTGCGCGCTATCACTCTTTAGTCGCCACTGAAGTACCAGAAACGCTGGATATTGTTGCCGATGTTGATGGTCTTGTTATGGCTGTTATCAATGATGCTGATCGCGTTTGTGGGTTTCAATTCCACCCTGAGTCGATTCTAACAACACAAGGCGCACAACTGCTAACAAATACTTTGAACTGGGTAATGTCGAAAGTAGAAAGCGACATAGAAACAACAAAAACACCTCAGACAAACGATAAAGATTAA
- the aroF gene encoding 3-deoxy-7-phosphoheptulonate synthase translates to MIIVLKPKATEAQAKEILSRIETSGLKPLYMPGVERIVLGALGDERVLQKLNLDAYPCVETVKPILTKYKMVSREVQAHDTVVRFGNASVGGNKFAVIAGPCSVESEAQLMAIAEVVKKHGAVALRGGAYKPRTSPYDFQGMGVEGLKLLQKANKELNIPTVSEVMEVSQVESLCEYVDCLQIGARNMQNYALLKAVGESKKPVLLKRGLSATIEELLLAAEYIYDAGNPNIILCERGIRTFETATRNTLDLNAVAYLKQRTHLPVVVDPSHGTGVRELVIPLSRAAAAVGADGIIVESHLNPCEALSDGHQALTGPMFEQLMQELKPFVEAAGRTL, encoded by the coding sequence ATGATTATCGTACTAAAGCCTAAAGCCACAGAAGCACAAGCTAAAGAAATTCTAAGCCGTATTGAAACATCAGGCCTTAAGCCTTTATATATGCCAGGTGTTGAACGCATCGTATTAGGTGCATTAGGCGATGAGCGTGTTTTACAAAAATTGAATCTAGATGCTTACCCATGCGTTGAAACAGTGAAACCTATTTTAACTAAATACAAAATGGTTAGCCGCGAAGTACAAGCGCACGATACCGTTGTTCGCTTTGGTAATGCTTCTGTCGGTGGTAACAAATTTGCGGTTATCGCTGGTCCTTGCTCGGTCGAATCTGAAGCACAGTTAATGGCCATTGCTGAAGTGGTTAAAAAACACGGTGCAGTAGCTTTACGTGGTGGCGCTTATAAGCCACGTACCAGCCCATATGATTTCCAAGGTATGGGTGTTGAAGGCTTGAAACTATTACAAAAAGCCAATAAAGAGCTCAACATTCCAACGGTTTCTGAAGTCATGGAAGTGAGCCAAGTTGAATCACTGTGTGAATATGTAGACTGCCTACAGATTGGCGCGCGAAATATGCAAAACTACGCATTATTAAAAGCCGTGGGCGAAAGTAAAAAGCCAGTCTTGCTCAAACGCGGACTTTCAGCCACTATCGAGGAGTTGTTGCTGGCTGCGGAATACATTTATGATGCTGGTAATCCAAATATTATCTTGTGTGAACGTGGTATTCGTACTTTTGAAACAGCAACACGCAATACATTAGACTTAAATGCAGTGGCTTATTTGAAGCAACGCACTCACCTTCCAGTAGTCGTTGATCCTAGCCATGGAACCGGTGTACGTGAATTGGTTATCCCACTCTCACGTGCTGCTGCTGCAGTTGGCGCTGATGGCATCATCGTAGAATCACACCTTAACCCGTGTGAAGCATTATCTGATGGGCACCAAGCGCTTACAGGTCCAATGTTCGAGCAGTTAATGCAAGAACTAAAACCGTTTGTAGAAGCGGCAGGGAGAACGCTGTGA